The sequence ACCCGTTGATCAGCACCGAAACCGCGGCCGCCGCGCTCGCGCTGTACCGCGCGCACCGCGGCGAGCGGCCCGTCGTCGCGGTCATTTACACGCACAGCCACGTCGACCATTTCGGCGGCGTGCTCGGCGTGACCACACAGGCCGACGTCGACGCGGGCAGGGTCGCGGTCATCGCGCCCGAACACTTCACCGAACACGCCGTGCAGGAAAACGTGTACGCCGGAACGGCGATGGCCCGGCGCGCCACCTACATGTACGGCACCCGACTACCGATCGGCGTGCAGGGCCAGGTGGGCTGCGGACTGGGCCAACGCACCTCGACCGGTGAGGTGGCGTTGATCGTGCCGACGATCGACATCACCCGCACCGGCGAGACGCACACCTTCGACGGCGTCGAGATCGAGTTCCAGATGGCGCCGGGCACCGAGGCGCCCGCCGAGATGCACTTCTACTTCCCGCGTTACCGCGCGCTGTGCATGGCCGAAAACGCAACGCACAACCTGCACAACCTGCTGACCCTGCGCGGTGCGCTGGTGCGCGACCCGCACGTGTGGGCCGGCTACCTCACCGAGGCGATCGACAGGTTCGCCGACCGCACCGACGTCGTGTTCGCTTCGCACCACTGGCCGACGTGGGGACGCGACCGCATCGTCGACTACCTGTCGGTGCAACGCGATCTGTACGCCTACCTGCACGATCAGACGCTACGGCTGCTCAACCAGGGCTACACCGGCGTGGAGATCGCCGAGCAGTTCCAGCTGCCGCCCGCGCTGCACAAGGCCTGGCACACCCACGGCTACTACGGGTCGGTCAGCCACAACGTCAAGGCCGTCTACCAGCGCTACATGGGCTGGTTCGACGGCAACCCCGCCCGGCTGTGGCCGCATCCGCCTGAGGCGATCGGGCCGCGCTACGTCGAGGCGATGGGCGGTGTCGACCGCGTCGTCGAGCTCGCCCGTGCCGCCTTCGATAACGGTGACTTCCGCTGGGCTGCAACGCTTCTCGACCACGTGATCTTCACCGACGAGAACCACGCTCAAGCCCGCGGACTCTACGCCGACACGCTGGAACAACTGGCCTACGGCGCGGAGAACGCCGTGTGGCGCAACTTCTTTCTGTCCGGCGCCGCCGAGTTGCGTGACGGCAACTTCGGCACCGCCACCCAGCCGTCGGCACCGACGCTGCTGGCGCAGCTGACTCCGGAGCAGATCTTCGACATCCTCGCGATCAGCGTGAACGGGCCGGGCGCATGGGATCTGGACATCGCCGTCGACGTGACGTTCCTCGACACCGGCACCAACTACCGGCTGAGCCTGCGCAACGGGGTGCTGGTGCACCGGCAGGTGCCCGCCGACGAAGCCACCGCGCAGGCCGGCGTTCAGGTCGCCGACACGTTGCGGCTGTTGGCGCTAGCCGCCGGCGACAACGACTCACCCGGCCTGGACGTCACCGGTGACACCGCGGTGCTGACGTCGCTGCTGGCCGTCGTCGACCGGCCCGACCCGGCCTTCAACATCGTCACCCCGTAGCCGAGTTGCGCGCGAAATAGCATTCCAGGCTGCGGTCGGCGGCGAATCACGACCCGGAATGCTATTTCGCGGCGCCAAAGGACTAGGGGATGCCGCCGTCGACGCGGATGATCGACCCCGAGGTGTAGCTCGACGCGTCGGACGCCAGATACAGGGCAGCGCCGACGATTTCGTGGGGTTTACCGAGACGCTGCAACGCAAAGTGCTGCGCGCCCTTCTCCATCGCCGGGATGTCCCAGGCCTTGCTGATGTCGGTGAGGAACGGCCCGGGCATCAACGTGTTGACCCGCACCGTCGGCCCGAACGCCAGCGCGAGCCCTTCGGTCAACGCGTTGAGGCCGGCCTTGGCGGCCGAGTAGGGCAACTGCGCCGGCTGCGGGCGGCGCGATCCGCTGGAGCTGACGTTGATGATCGACCCGCCGCCGTCGGCCACCATCCGTTCGCCGACCAGAGCCGACAACCGGAACGGCCCCTTGAGGTTGAGGTTGATCACCGAGTCGAACAGCTTCTCGCTGACCGAGGTCAGCGATTCGTACAGCGGCGACATGCCCGCGTTGTTGATCAGCACGTCGACCTTGCCGAACTGCTCATAGGACGCGTCGACCAGCCCGTCGAGCTCATCCCAGCGCCCGACGTGCACCTGATACGGGAACGCCCGGCGGCCCGTCGCCGCGGTGATCTCCTCCGCGGTGGCCGCGCACGCGTCGTACTTGCGGCTGGCGATGATGACGTCGGCGCCGCAGTGCGCCGCCGCGAACGCCATCTCCCGGCCCAGCCCCCGGCTGCCGCCGGTGATCAACACCACCCGATCCGTCAGGTCGAAAAGTTCGTCGGCGTACTCCCGAGAAGTCATGACCATATGGTGTCACGGTGCAGTTGCTACTCATCCGGCATGCATTGCCGCACCGCAGTGAACCGGGCCAGGGCTCCGATCCCGACCTGTGCGAGGAGGGGATCAAACAGGCGGCCAGGCTGCCCGACGCGCTCACCCGATTCCCGATCACCCGGCTGGTCAGCAGCCCGCAGCGACGGGCCATCCAGACCGCGCAACCGGTCGCCGACACGCTCGGCCTGCCCGTCGAGATCGACGCGCGGCTGGCCGAATACGACCGCGACCTGCCGCACTACATCCCGATCGAGCAGATCGCCGCCGAGTACCCCGAGGAGATGGCCCGGCTGGCCAGCGGGCACCTGCCCAGCAGCGTCGACGAGACGGCGTTCCTCAAGCGCATCAACGAGGCCATCGGGGACGTGGTGGCCGCGGGCGACCACGAGGACACCGTCGCGGTGTTCAGCCACGGCGGGGTGATCAACGGGCTGGTGCACACCATCCTGCGCACCGAGAAGGTGCTGTGCGTCAGCGTCGACTATGCGGGGGTCACCCGGCTGTTGTCCTCCCGCTCGGGCCCGATGTATGTGGCCTCGGTCAACGGCACCGAACACGTATGGGATCTGCTGCCGCGAAACCAGCGGTGGTGAGCGCTTGCGCGCACCGCCCATTCGGGCAGGTGGTAGACAAATGCCGTGACTACACCACCCGCGTCCCCGGAGGGGCTGGATCTCGACGCCCTCGACCGCCATCTTCGTGCTGTCGGCGTCCCGCGCAGCGGTGACCTGCGCGCCGAACTGATCGCCGGCGGCCGGTCCAACCTGACGTTCCTGGTGCGCGACGACGCGTCGAAGTGGGTGCTGCGCCGCCCGCCGCTGCACGGCCTGACCCCGTCGGCGCACGACATGGCCCGCGAATACCGGGTGGTCGCCGCGCTGGCCGACACCCCGGTGCCGGTGGCGCCCGCGGTGACGATGAGCGACGACGACGCCGTGCTCGGCGCGCCGTTCCAGATGGTCGAGTACGTCGAGGGCCGGGTGGTGCGCTACGCCAGCGAGCTTGAGGAGCTCGAGGCGCTCGGCGACAAGGGCACGATCAGCGACTGCGTGGACGCGCTGATCAAGGTGCTCGCCGACCTGCACGCCGTCGACCCGGACGCGGTGGGCCTCGGCGATTTCGGCAAGCCCAGCGGATACCTCGAACGCCAGGTCCGGCGGTGGGGCGGCCAATGGGAGCTCGTGCGCCGGGAGAACGATCCGAGCGACGCCGACGTGCGACGCCTGCACGGTGCGCTCGCCGAGGCGATCCCGCCGCAGAGCCGCAGCGCGATCGTGCACGGCGACTACCGCATCGACAACACGATGCTCGACGCCGACGACCCCACCAGGGTGCTGGCCGTGCTGGATTGGGAGATGTCGACCCTCGGTGACCCGATCAGCGACGCGGCGCTGATGTGCGTGTACCGCCATCCGATGTTCAACGTCATCCACGCGAGCTCGGCGTGGGCGTCGGCGCTGATGCCGGAGGTTGACGACCTGGCCAACCGGTACGCGGTGGCCTCGGGCCAGTCGCTGGACAACTGGGACTTCTACCTGGCGCTGGGGTTCTTCAAGGTGGCGATCATCGCCGCGGGCATCGCCTTCCGCGCCCGGATGGGCGGCGGTGTGGCCGACGACGCCGAGCAGGTGGACCAGGCGGTGGGCCCGCTGATCGCCGAGGGCCTCAAGACGCTGAACCCCTGATGGTCGAGCAGACGCAGAAGAAGGCTAAGGGGCGTCGGACTGCCCGCTCCTGCGTCTTGTCGCTGGTGGTTCTGCTCGTCGCGGTGACGGTGCTCAACCACACCTGGGGCCGGATGCCGGCGATGCCCGCGGCCGACGGCGAGTATCTCAGCTTGCGCGGCAAGGACATTCACTACATCGAGCAGCCCGGCCAGGGTGTTCCGGTGGTGCTGATCCACGGGCTGCCCGGCACCCACAAGGACTTCGACCCGGTGATGCCGAAACTGCAAGGCCTGCATGTGGTTTCGTTCGACCGGCCGGGTTTCGGCTGGTCTCAGGGCGGTTGGCTGCCCTACCAGGAGCAGATCGATCTGGTGCACGAGATGTTGACGCGGCTCGACCTCGCCCCGGCGATTCTGGTCGGGCACTCGTTCGGGGGCACGCTCGCGCTGGGCGTCGCGCGCCGGTATCCGCAGGACGTCGCCGGCATGGTGCTCGTGGCGCCTGGCGCCGGAGGGCTCCGCTCGTCCACTCCAGACCTGATGCAGGCCCGCTTCATCCGGTTCAGCCAACTGCCCGTCATCCGCCCCGTGCTCGACGCCACCGCGGGCAACGTGATCAGGAAGGTGTCGGCAACCGCCGGGGCGGGCCACGCGTTCGATCCGGAGCCTCTCGATCCCGGTTACGAGCAGCGGCTGCTGTCGGTGACGATGGCGCCGGGCAACCTCGCGGCGCTGGCGTCCGACCAACTGGAGTTCGACGACACCGCGCGCTGGGTCGACGAGAACGTGCCGCAGATCGAGGTGCCCTCGGTGATTATCGGCGCACAGGGTGACCAACTCGTCGACTTCGACCATGCCCGGCGGCTGGCCGCTGACCTGCCCAACTCCGAGCTGATCACGGTCGACGGCGGCCACATGGTCCCGTACAGCCACCCGGATGTGCTGGCAGATCAAGTCCGCAGATCAGCTGCGGGAGCCTAGGTTCCTCTTCGCGGCTCGGCGCAACTGCACCATCCGGGCGGTGCCGATCGCGACGGCCAACAGCCCGCCGCACACGGCGGCCAGCAGAATCGCCACGCCCACAGGCAGATTCCACTCCCACACAAAGAAGTTGATGGTGGTCGAGTCGGTGTTCTGCATGATGAACACCAGCAGCACGATCAGGATCACGAACCCGGCGATCAGCGCCGACCACAGCGCCGCCGCCCGGGTGAACTTGACCGCAGACTCCGGCTGCAGAAGGTACTCGCCGGCGGTGCCGGTCGGCTCGGGCGGAGTTCCCCTCGAGGGTTGCTCGGCAGGGCCGGGCGGCTGCGCGGGATCGCTGGTCATGGGTCCATCTTGACCCTTTCCTGCGGCGAATGAAACCACCAGTCGATAGTGTCGGCCACACGAGCGCGCCGAAAGGACTCGAGTTATGGGCGGCAAGGGCCGGGCCGGCAGGTGGAGTGTGGCCGTGACGGTGCTGCTGTTCGGGTTGGTGTGCGCCGGCTGCGGCAGCTCGAACCCGCTCGGCGGCGGAACCGTGTCCGGCGATCTCAAGACGATCACCGTCGGGTCCGCGGACTTCCCCGAGAGCAAGATCCTCGCCGAGATCTACGCGCAGGCGTTGGAAGCCAACGGTTTCACGGTGTCCCGCCAGTTCGGCATCGGCAGCCGCGAAACCTACATCCCCGCGGTGCGGGACCACTCCATCGACCTGATCCCCGAATACACCGGCAACCTCCTGAACTACTTCGACCCGACGTCGACCGTGACCGCGCCCGACGCAATCGAATTGGCGCTGTTGCGGGCGTTACCGGGCGACCTGTCGATGCTGCCGCCGTCGCGGGCCGAGGACAAAGACACCGTCGCCGTCACCCGCGAGACCGCCGAGAAGTGGAACCTCACCACCATCGGCGATCTCGCCCCGCACTCGGCCGAGGTCAAGTTCGGTGGCCCCTCGGAGTTCCTCGACCGCGCCGAGGGGTTGCCGGGGCTGCGGCAGAACTACGGGGTCGATATCCCGCCGGGCAACTTCGTCTCGATCAGCGACGGCGGCGGGCCGGCGACGGTGCGCGCGCTGGTCGACGGCACCGTGACGGCCGCCAACATCTTCAGCACCTCACCGGCGATACCGCAGAATGACCTTGTGGTGCTTGAGGATCCGAAGAACAACTTCCCGGCCGCCAACGTCATGCCGCTCGTCGCCTCGCAGAAGATGTCCGACGAGCTCAAGATCGTGCTCGACGCCGTATCGGCCGCGCTGACCACCGAGGGGCTCATCGAGATGAACAGCGCGGTGGAGGGCAACAGAGGAGTCGACCCCGACGAGGCGGCGCGAAAGTGGGTACAGGACAACGGGTTCGACAAGCCGGTGACCCGATGATTGTCTTCGACGCCGTCACCAAACGGTATCCCGACGGCACTGTCGCCGTCGACGAGCTGAGCCTGCAGGTGCCGACGGGCACGCTCGCGGTGTTCGTCGGGCCGTCGGGCTGCGGCAAGACCACGTCCATGCGGATGATCAACCGCATGATCGAGCCGACGTCGGGCACTTTGACCGTGAACGGCAACGACGTCAGCACCGTCGACCCGGTGAAGCTGCGCCTCGGCATCGGCTACGTCATTCAGAACGCGGGCCTGATGCCGCATCAGCGCGTCATCGACAACGTTGCGACGGTGCCGGTGCTCAAAGGCGAATCCCGGCGCTCCGCACGCAAAGCCGCGCTGAATGTGCTGGAACGCGTCGGCTTGGACCCCGCGCTGGCCAACCGGTATCCCGCCCAGCTGTCCGGCGGGCAACAACAGCGTGTCGGGGTGGCGCGGGCGCTGGCCGCGGACCCGCCGATCCTGTTGATGGACGAGCCGTTCAGCGCTGTCGACCCCGTGGTGCGTGAGGAGCTGCAGACCGAAATTCTGCGCCTGCAAAGCGAATTGCACAAGACGATCGTGTTCGTCACCCATGACATCGACGAGGCTGTCAAGATCGGCGAGAAGGTCGCGGTGTTCGGTCGCGGCGGTGTGCTGCAGCAGTTCGACGCGCCGGCGCGGCTGCTGTCCAACCCGGCCAACGATTTCGTCGCCGGGTTCATCGGCGCCGACCGCGGCTACCGCGGCCTGCAGTTCCGCCACTCCAGTGGGCTTCCGCTGCACGACATCAGATCCGTCGCCGAAGCCGAGATCGACGCTCTTGCCCTCGGTCCGGACGACTGGGTGCTGGTACGAAAGCCCGACGGTACCCCGCATGCGTGGATCGACGCCGACGGCGTCGAGCAGCACCGCAACGGCGGCTCGCTCTACGACAGCACCACCGCGGGCGGATCGCTGTTTCCGCCCAACGGCTCACTGCGCCAAGCGCTCGACGCCGCGCTGTCGGCGCCGTCGGGGATCGGGGTGGCCGTCGACGCCGATGGCAGACCGATCGGCGGGGTGCTGGCCTCCGACGTGCTCGCCGCGCTGAGGCAGCAGAGGAACGCTTGATGCGTTATTTGCTGACGCACCTCGACACGGCGTGGGCGCTGACGGTCATCCACGTACGGCTGTCGTTGATCCCGATCGTGCTGGGCCTGTTGATCGCGGTGCCGCTCGGTGCGCTGGTGCAGCGCACCACGTTTCTGCGCAGGCTGACCACCGTGACGGCGAGCATCGTCTTCACCATTCCCTCGCTGGCGCTGTTCGTGGTGTTGCCGTTGATCATTCCGACCCGGATCCTCGACGAGGCCAACGTCATCGTCGCGCTGACGCTATACACGTGCGCGCTGTTGGTGCGCGCGGTGCCCGAGGCGCTCGACGCGGTACCCGAACCGGTGCGCGACGCCGCCACCGCGGTCGGCTACCGTCCGCTGACCCGGATGCTCAAAGTCGAACTGCCGCTGTCGGTCCCGGTGCTGGTCGCCAGCCTTCGCGTCATCGCGGTCACGAACATCTCGATGGTGTCGGTGGGCTCGGTGATCGGCATCGGAGGGTTGGGCACCTGGTTCACCGAGGGCTATCAAGCCAACAAGAGCGATCAGATCATCGCGGGCATCATCGCGATCTTCGTTCTGGCGGTCGTTGTCGACACCCTGATCCTGCTGGCGGGCCGCGCGATGACGCCCTGGACGCGCGCCGCGCGTGTCAGCCGGGCGGACGCCATCAAGGTGGTCGCCGGATGAGCCCGATGACGTTTCTCACCGACGCGCTGGCGTACATCTTCACGGCCGCCAACTGGGGTGGGCCCGCGGGCCTGGCCGCCCGCATCGGTGAGCATCTCCAGTACACCGTGCTGGCGGTGGTCTTCTCGGCGCTGATCGCGGTCCCGATCGGGATGCTCATCGGGCACACCGGGCGGGGCACGTTCGTCATCGTCACCGGGGTCAACGCCTTGCGCGCACTGCCGACGCTGGGTGTGCTGCTGCTCGGCGTGCTGCTGTGGGGCCTCGGCCTGGTCGGGCCGACGGTGGCGCTGATGCTGCTGGGCATCCCGCCGCTGCTGGCCGGGACCTACGCCGGTATCGCCAACGTGGACCGCACGGTGGTCGACGCCGCGCGCTCGATGGGCATGACCGAGACACGGGTGCTGCTGCGCGTCGAGGTGCCCAACGCGCTGCCGCTGATCCTGGGCGGGCTGCGCACCGCCACCCTGCAGATCGTCGCGACCGCGACCGTCGCCGCCTACGCCAGCCTCGGCGGCCTGGGCC comes from Mycolicibacterium pulveris and encodes:
- a CDS encoding LapA family protein, coding for MTSDPAQPPGPAEQPSRGTPPEPTGTAGEYLLQPESAVKFTRAAALWSALIAGFVILIVLLVFIMQNTDSTTINFFVWEWNLPVGVAILLAAVCGGLLAVAIGTARMVQLRRAAKRNLGSRS
- a CDS encoding SDR family NAD(P)-dependent oxidoreductase — translated: MTSREYADELFDLTDRVVLITGGSRGLGREMAFAAAHCGADVIIASRKYDACAATAEEITAATGRRAFPYQVHVGRWDELDGLVDASYEQFGKVDVLINNAGMSPLYESLTSVSEKLFDSVINLNLKGPFRLSALVGERMVADGGGSIINVSSSGSRRPQPAQLPYSAAKAGLNALTEGLALAFGPTVRVNTLMPGPFLTDISKAWDIPAMEKGAQHFALQRLGKPHEIVGAALYLASDASSYTSGSIIRVDGGIP
- a CDS encoding glycine betaine ABC transporter substrate-binding protein — encoded protein: MGGKGRAGRWSVAVTVLLFGLVCAGCGSSNPLGGGTVSGDLKTITVGSADFPESKILAEIYAQALEANGFTVSRQFGIGSRETYIPAVRDHSIDLIPEYTGNLLNYFDPTSTVTAPDAIELALLRALPGDLSMLPPSRAEDKDTVAVTRETAEKWNLTTIGDLAPHSAEVKFGGPSEFLDRAEGLPGLRQNYGVDIPPGNFVSISDGGGPATVRALVDGTVTAANIFSTSPAIPQNDLVVLEDPKNNFPAANVMPLVASQKMSDELKIVLDAVSAALTTEGLIEMNSAVEGNRGVDPDEAARKWVQDNGFDKPVTR
- a CDS encoding ABC transporter ATP-binding protein, with the translated sequence MIVFDAVTKRYPDGTVAVDELSLQVPTGTLAVFVGPSGCGKTTSMRMINRMIEPTSGTLTVNGNDVSTVDPVKLRLGIGYVIQNAGLMPHQRVIDNVATVPVLKGESRRSARKAALNVLERVGLDPALANRYPAQLSGGQQQRVGVARALAADPPILLMDEPFSAVDPVVREELQTEILRLQSELHKTIVFVTHDIDEAVKIGEKVAVFGRGGVLQQFDAPARLLSNPANDFVAGFIGADRGYRGLQFRHSSGLPLHDIRSVAEAEIDALALGPDDWVLVRKPDGTPHAWIDADGVEQHRNGGSLYDSTTAGGSLFPPNGSLRQALDAALSAPSGIGVAVDADGRPIGGVLASDVLAALRQQRNA
- a CDS encoding phosphotransferase family protein; its protein translation is MTTPPASPEGLDLDALDRHLRAVGVPRSGDLRAELIAGGRSNLTFLVRDDASKWVLRRPPLHGLTPSAHDMAREYRVVAALADTPVPVAPAVTMSDDDAVLGAPFQMVEYVEGRVVRYASELEELEALGDKGTISDCVDALIKVLADLHAVDPDAVGLGDFGKPSGYLERQVRRWGGQWELVRRENDPSDADVRRLHGALAEAIPPQSRSAIVHGDYRIDNTMLDADDPTRVLAVLDWEMSTLGDPISDAALMCVYRHPMFNVIHASSAWASALMPEVDDLANRYAVASGQSLDNWDFYLALGFFKVAIIAAGIAFRARMGGGVADDAEQVDQAVGPLIAEGLKTLNP
- a CDS encoding ABC transporter permease, whose protein sequence is MRYLLTHLDTAWALTVIHVRLSLIPIVLGLLIAVPLGALVQRTTFLRRLTTVTASIVFTIPSLALFVVLPLIIPTRILDEANVIVALTLYTCALLVRAVPEALDAVPEPVRDAATAVGYRPLTRMLKVELPLSVPVLVASLRVIAVTNISMVSVGSVIGIGGLGTWFTEGYQANKSDQIIAGIIAIFVLAVVVDTLILLAGRAMTPWTRAARVSRADAIKVVAG
- a CDS encoding alkyl/aryl-sulfatase, which produces MEQKPPTAVIESAHREHFAELPFDDTADFDDADRGFLTALSPCVIKAADGRVVWDNDAYGFLGGDAPPSVHPSLWRQSQLCAKQGLYEVVEGIYQVRGFDLSNISFIEGDTGVIVIDPLISTETAAAALALYRAHRGERPVVAVIYTHSHVDHFGGVLGVTTQADVDAGRVAVIAPEHFTEHAVQENVYAGTAMARRATYMYGTRLPIGVQGQVGCGLGQRTSTGEVALIVPTIDITRTGETHTFDGVEIEFQMAPGTEAPAEMHFYFPRYRALCMAENATHNLHNLLTLRGALVRDPHVWAGYLTEAIDRFADRTDVVFASHHWPTWGRDRIVDYLSVQRDLYAYLHDQTLRLLNQGYTGVEIAEQFQLPPALHKAWHTHGYYGSVSHNVKAVYQRYMGWFDGNPARLWPHPPEAIGPRYVEAMGGVDRVVELARAAFDNGDFRWAATLLDHVIFTDENHAQARGLYADTLEQLAYGAENAVWRNFFLSGAAELRDGNFGTATQPSAPTLLAQLTPEQIFDILAISVNGPGAWDLDIAVDVTFLDTGTNYRLSLRNGVLVHRQVPADEATAQAGVQVADTLRLLALAAGDNDSPGLDVTGDTAVLTSLLAVVDRPDPAFNIVTP
- a CDS encoding alpha/beta fold hydrolase translates to MVEQTQKKAKGRRTARSCVLSLVVLLVAVTVLNHTWGRMPAMPAADGEYLSLRGKDIHYIEQPGQGVPVVLIHGLPGTHKDFDPVMPKLQGLHVVSFDRPGFGWSQGGWLPYQEQIDLVHEMLTRLDLAPAILVGHSFGGTLALGVARRYPQDVAGMVLVAPGAGGLRSSTPDLMQARFIRFSQLPVIRPVLDATAGNVIRKVSATAGAGHAFDPEPLDPGYEQRLLSVTMAPGNLAALASDQLEFDDTARWVDENVPQIEVPSVIIGAQGDQLVDFDHARRLAADLPNSELITVDGGHMVPYSHPDVLADQVRRSAAGA
- a CDS encoding ABC transporter permease — protein: MTFLTDALAYIFTAANWGGPAGLAARIGEHLQYTVLAVVFSALIAVPIGMLIGHTGRGTFVIVTGVNALRALPTLGVLLLGVLLWGLGLVGPTVALMLLGIPPLLAGTYAGIANVDRTVVDAARSMGMTETRVLLRVEVPNALPLILGGLRTATLQIVATATVAAYASLGGLGRYLIDGIKVRQFHIALVGALMVTALALILDAALAFAVWASVPGTGRLRRFGRMPQPLLDDEVLLDSQGCRASQATAAGTSESRYGRGDPSLTVEG
- a CDS encoding histidine phosphatase family protein yields the protein MQLLLIRHALPHRSEPGQGSDPDLCEEGIKQAARLPDALTRFPITRLVSSPQRRAIQTAQPVADTLGLPVEIDARLAEYDRDLPHYIPIEQIAAEYPEEMARLASGHLPSSVDETAFLKRINEAIGDVVAAGDHEDTVAVFSHGGVINGLVHTILRTEKVLCVSVDYAGVTRLLSSRSGPMYVASVNGTEHVWDLLPRNQRW